The following is a genomic window from Verrucomicrobiota bacterium.
AACGTTAGTGTTCCACCAAGCTGGCTGGTCAAAATCTTGACCAAACGAAGACCGAGCGTCGGTACTTTGTCAAGGTCAAACTCTCCCGGAAGGCCCACGCCATCGTCCCGCAAAGTCAGCACAAATGCTTCGTCGCCCACTGCGCGAAAATCGATTCGGATGATCCCGCATCGGTTCTCGGGAAAGGCATACTTCAGCGAATTGGACACCAGTTCGTTCACGAGCAACCCGACCGGAATTGCGGTGTCGATATCCAGAAAAATCGGGTCCACGTGGGTCTCGAGAGTAACCGTTCCGGAAAGCGCCCCGTAAGAGCGGAACAACATCGCGAGCAAGCTGAGGAGGTACTCGTTGAAGTCGATCCGCGCCAGGTCCTGGGATTGGTAGAACTTTTGGTGGATGAGCGCCATGAACCGAACGCGGTTCTGGCTTTCGCGGAACAATTCCTTGGCGGCCTCATCCTTCACATAGCCCGACTGCAACCGGAGCAGGCTGGAGATGACCTGGAGGTTGTTCTTGACGCGATGGTGAATCTCTTTGAGCAAGACTTCCTTTTCGCGCAGGGAACTTTTGACCTGCTCGTCAGCCCGTTTGCGCTCCGTGATGTTTTGAATCTGGGCGATGAAATAAAGCGGCTTTCCTTTGCCGTCGCGCAAAAGTGAAACACTCAAAAACACCCACACGACCGAGCCCGACCGATGGATGAACCGCGCCTCCATTTGAAAGGCGCCGGTTTCTCCGGCCAGCAAGCTCCGCATCCGGGCCTGATGGTTCGCCACGTCCTCCGGATGCGTGAGGGAATGGAAATAGAGGGACCGGAAATCGCCTTCGGCATACCCGACAATCTCACCCAAGGAGCGGTTGACCTTCATCCATTTCCCGTTCGTCGCCACCAGCGCCATGCCGATGGCCGCATAATCGAACGCGCTGCGAAACCGTTCCTCGCTTTCCCGAAGCGCGACGATGGTTCGGGTGTGTTCGGCGAGCAAAGCTCGTTTGGATCCAAATGCCACGGCCTGATTGATGGCCGCCGACATGAAATGAGCCACCAACTGCAGCGTCTGGATGTCCGCATCGTCGAACGCGCCGGGACGAGACGAGATCACCTTTAACGCGCCTATGGAATTGTACTGGTGGCGCAGGGGGACCACGACGACGGAGCGGATGCTTCCGGTCCGGCATTCCGTTTGGTCCACGCGCGGATCGGTATCAGTGTCGTCGCAGCGCAGAATTTCATCGGTGCGAATCGCCAGTCCCGAGAAACTCTTCCCCACCCGGATGCGTTTGCCGGCCTGGGAAGCGAGGGAGCCACTGGCCGACCGATAGACAATTTCGTCGCCTTCCACGAGCTCGATGGTGGCGCCGTCCGCGCGGGTGATTTGTTGAGCGCGGCTCACCGCCAGTTTCATGATGCTCTCTTGATCCGGAGCGGCCGCGCCGATTTCCTGTTGAATGGCGGTGATGGCGGAAAGCCGCTCGGTATGCTGTTTGAGCGCACGCTCGGCGTCTTGAAGGAGGATCGCGGTGTTCAAGTAATCCGACGTTGCCTGCCAGGCCCACTGGAATCCGGACGCGCCTCAATTCTCCGTGGCGCGCGAGAGGGGCGCGGCGGCGGGCTGGTTTGTTGACGCATTGATTTCACTTTTCTTCGGCGAAAACTGCACGGCGCGGCGTTGTCCCTCGGCAACCTGTTCTTGCGTCATGCTGACGCTCATTCTAGCCCGGTGCTTGACGGCGTTCGTATTTCCCTGGGCGGCGGACAAGTTG
Proteins encoded in this region:
- a CDS encoding PAS domain S-box protein, with product MNTAILLQDAERALKQHTERLSAITAIQQEIGAAAPDQESIMKLAVSRAQQITRADGATIELVEGDEIVYRSASGSLASQAGKRIRVGKSFSGLAIRTDEILRCDDTDTDPRVDQTECRTGSIRSVVVVPLRHQYNSIGALKVISSRPGAFDDADIQTLQLVAHFMSAAINQAVAFGSKRALLAEHTRTIVALRESEERFRSAFDYAAIGMALVATNGKWMKVNRSLGEIVGYAEGDFRSLYFHSLTHPEDVANHQARMRSLLAGETGAFQMEARFIHRSGSVVWVFLSVSLLRDGKGKPLYFIAQIQNITERKRADEQVKSSLREKEVLLKEIHHRVKNNLQVISSLLRLQSGYVKDEAAKELFRESQNRVRFMALIHQKFYQSQDLARIDFNEYLLSLLAMLFRSYGALSGTVTLETHVDPIFLDIDTAIPVGLLVNELVSNSLKYAFPENRCGIIRIDFRAVGDEAFVLTLRDDGVGLPGEFDLDKVPTLGLRLVKILTSQLGGTLTFHRNGGTEFTVTFREPKDKEGKSSHV